The genomic stretch GCGGTATCATGTTTATATAAATAAGTCAATTCCCCAACGATGGTATCCGCAATAAAAGAATAAAAATTTTGTCGATTAATAGTAGAAACAATGTTTTCAAGAGCTTTTTTTAATCTTTTTGGGTTGGGATAAAGTTGATATAATTCTAGTAATAATTCTCGAAGATCATACATTTCAATGACGTTAATGTCATTTTCCCAATATTGTTTACAAGCGGCAAAAATCAATTTTTTGATTCTAGGTGATTCCTCGTGATACTCGATATTTTCAACAATTCGATCGACTAAATCTGATTCAAACTCATTTCCTTGATTTTGTTCTTGAGGTAAAGAATGTTCATCACTATCATATAAAGGTGACATTCTTTGAAAAACATATTTAGCAATTTTTACATATACTTCTTTACGATTTAACGTATTAACAGCTTGATAAAGTAAGGCTTTAAGATCATCTGCTGTGGGATTATTGTCATAAAGATTTTTAAGCAAAGATTCAAAAGAATAATTGTCAATAATAGAAAAATCTGATTCCCAATATCTTTGACTCACATAAAAAATTAATTTTTTAGCTCTTTTGGCTTCCTGTGAATGACTTAAATCATGGGCAATACTAGCGATTATATCTGACGATATGATCATAGAACTTCGTCGGGGCTAATTTATATTTAACATTCTGAAATTATAACCAATACCCCTCATCCTAGCATAGTGAATAATTAATAATTAATAATTAAGACTCTGTTACTTCTCGTCGTGATAAATTATTCCTTGAAAAAGGTTTTAGGTATTAGGTGTTAGGTGTTAGGTGAAATGCAAACTCTCAATCTATAACAAATTCAATTGTTAATTCTTCTAATCTTTATAGTGCAAACGTTATAACGTTTATTTTATCTGAATTTATCATCACTACTGTAGAAGATACATAATTAATAGTAAATAATGGGTAATTGCTAATCTTAAATTTTAAATTATTTAGAGTAATATTAATTTATTTTGATGGAGATAATAAATATGGGCATTCAAGTAGGACAAAAAGCACCAGATTTTACCGCTACTAGCGTAATAAATCAAGACTTCAGAACTCTTAAATTATCAGATTATTTAAGTCAGTATGTCATTTTATTTTTTTATCCTCTGGATTTTACTTTTGTTTGTCCCACAGAAATTATTGCCTTTAGCGATCGTCATGATGAATTTAAGGCTTTAAACACGGAAATTTTAGGGGTTTCTGTGGATAGTGAATTTGCTCATTTAGCTTGGATTCAAACAGAGAGAAAACAAGGCGGTATTGGTGACATTAATTATCCTTTGATTTCGGATTTAAAAAAAGAAATTAGTACTGCTTATAATGTGTTAGAACCTAATGCTGGAGTTGCTTTAAGAGGTTTATTTATCATCGATCGAAACGGCATTATTCAACACATTACTGTTAATAATCTTTCTTTTGGTCGTAGTGTCGACGAAACTTTAAGGGTATTAAAAGCCATTCAATATGTGCAATCCCATGATAATGAAGTTTGTCCTGTCGGTTGGCAAGAAGGGGATAAAACCATGAATCCTGATCCTGTAAAATCAAAAGTGTATTTCTCCACTGTTGAAAAAGAAACCAGAAATGAAGCTACCTAGATCAAATTAACCATAAAAAAATTAAGTTGATCAAAAAGTATTAAATGTAATAAATAATTGAAGTAAATCAATTCTTATTACTTTTCTCTGTTTTCTATTCTCTTTTCCCTCTCTTTACCTAACACCTAATCTTTATCAAAAGACTGTGAAGTAAACCCTAATTATCAATAGTTTTTAGCCATTTTGCTTCTTCAATTACCGATCGTAAAGAAATTAGATTATTATGATTAAACCAATGATTAAAGGCTTCTTTTAAATTACCTTTTCTTAAGGCTTGGACTCCATCACTAACAGAAACGGCAATGTGTTGCATCACACTAGAATCTCGGTAACAATCCATCATACAAGCTGTACAATTATCCCTAATACGTTGTGAACCATCAAATTCAGTTATATGACACATCGGTTCAGCCCAATTATGACAGCGATAAAGGTTTAAAAACCAGTCTAAGTAAAAAAATTTCCACCCTCCCAAACAACCAAAATTCTCTGTTTCTCCTTTTAGATGTCGTTGCATATCTTCAATAGAAGCTGTTGGATTAACTACATGAAACTCTTTTTTTAAGGCTTTAATAGCTTCAAATCTTTGGTCTAATTCTTCTTTGGTATAATCGACTAAATTCGATTCTGCATAACCTAAATAAGACGAGGCAAGAGTGGTTAAAGGATAAGAAAAAGTTACACTGTCAAAACCCAGAGATTCTAAAAAAGGCGGTAGTTGTTTATAGTCGTCAATTAACCGTGACATGGTGACAGAAGCTGTTGTACTGATATTATACTTCTTAAAGTGTTGATTAGCTAATTTAATTCGATCGCAAACTCCCCTTAAACCTCTATTTTGTTCATGTTTTGTTACTTCTGAAGCATCGATCGAAATAATAACACTAACTAACCCTGTTTTTGCCAATTCATCTATCCTATCTTTAGTCAAAAGTGACGCATTAGTGACTAGCATAGGTGCCATCCCAATACTAGAAGCATGAGTAATTATTTCCATTAGGTGAGGATGTAGCATCGGTTCACCTCCTACATAGATAATAAAATAAACTCCATTTTCATAAAGAATTTCGGCCGCTTGTTTTGCTTCTTCTAAACTAACATAACGGCGTTGTTCGATCGGCATTTTATCTACGGCAAAGTTGCAAAATCCACAAGTAGCATTACAAGCACTTGTAATAGCAAACTGACACATACTAGGCCCACCATCAATAATACTTTCTTTTGCTAACTGCCAAATACTTTTCTTTTTTTTGGGGGAGATACTTTCTTTATTCATTTATATTATTTTGTTCTGAGTTATTATTAACCTGAGTGACTTATAAAATTATCGGAGAAGATAAGGTGTTAGGTATTAGAAATTAGCTCAAAGAATTGATGAAAAAAATCTGGCGTTGATTTTATCAAGATTAAATCCATTAATCAAAAGCAGTCAAAAATTAACCTAAAACTTAACTTCTAAAGTCCAAAACCTACTAACATCAAAGATTATTATCTCGAACTGAGGTTATTATTAAATGATAATCACTCGATCGCAATAAATAACAAAATTACCTCTTTTTTCTTTAAAAAATATCATATTCAAACTCGAATATCCACAAATTTTATTTACTTATCAAAATAATATGACACAAGTTACCGATAAAATAGATTTAAAATCTCTATATGAAATTGATGATCATTTATGGTTAGAAAAAACCGTAGATTTACTAAAAGAAAAGCGTTTTAATGATTTAGATTTAGAGAATTTAATTGAGGAATTAGAAAGTTTGAGTAAAAGAGATAAAGCTAGAGTCGCTAGTTTATTAGAACAAATTATTCGACACTTATTAATGCTACAGTATTGGAGTAAAGAATATGATAGAAATAGCAATCACTGGAAAGTTGAAATAATCAGTTTTCGTAACCAATTAGACAATAACTTAACTAATAATTTAATTATTTATTTAGAAAAAGAATTAGATAAAATTTACAGTAAAGTCTTACGATATGTAAAACAAAAAACTGAAAATATAGTTGATTTTCCAGATACTTGTCCTTATAGTTTAGAACAAATTTTAGATGATGATTACTTTTAGATAAATTCTGGTTAAATTAGGTAGCAAAAGCAATTACTTTTATAGCAATCCTAGGTTCGTTGTGAAATATTGGTGAGGGTAGAAGTCAGGCAATAGACACAAGGCCAGAGGCAATAGTTAGGATCATTGATTATAAACAGTCTTAATTTAATTAGGATCTGCTGTTGAGAGTCAGAAGGCTATAAAAATTAAAAGTTTAGGCACATTACATTAACAAAAATGTTTAGTTTATTTACTTTTGACCAAAAATGGACTTAATTTTATGTCATCAAACGGCCGATTTTGACGCACTAGGTGCAGCAGTTGGTTTAACAAAGCTACATCAAGGAGCAAAAATTGTTTTAACTGGTGGTGCTCATCCTTCCGTGAGAAGGTTTTTAGCTTTACATCGAGATGAATTTGATTTAATTGAATTTCGTAGTGTTAATCCTCAAAAAATCAGACGTTTATTTATTGTGGATACTAACCAGTTCGATCGACTAGGAAAAGTAGTAGAATGGTTACACTTAGAACATTTAGAATCAATTACTATCTACGATCATCATGAGGAAAATCATCCTAGTAAAAATGAGCATATTAAGGCCACTACCATAAAGCATATAAAAAAAGTGGCCAGTTGTGCCAGTTTAATTTGTGAATTTTTGCAACAAAACGGAATCACTCTGACTAATATCGAAGCCACCGTTATGGCTTTGGGTATTCATGTTGACACCGGCTCACTTACTTTTGAGCAAACCACCCCTAGGGATGCTGCCGCTTTAGCATGGTTAATGAGTCAAGGGGTTAATATGCGTACTTTAGGAGAATATGTCGAGCCTAGTTTATCTCCCCAGTTACAAGAATTATTGCCCAAAGTATTAAAAGATTTGCAAACCGAGACGATTAACGGTAGTTGCGTGGCATGGATTTTGTTAGAAACTCCTAACTTTATTGCCGGATTGTCTAACTTAACTGAGAGAATTAGAAATTTAGTAGAAATTGATGTTTTATTATTTGGACACTTTTACAATAAACATAAATCTTCTCAGCCTTACCCCCTTACTGCTAAATCTGGGGGTGACTTCTCAGAAAATAGCAAGATAGAAATACGGGAAGAAAAAAAAGTCCCTACAGTTGGGGATTTAGAGGCGAATTATGATAATAAAAAAATAATTACACTTGATAATTTAGACGTTAATTCTGAAAGTAACAAAGGAAAATTAACCGTCATTGGACGAAGTAAGTTAGAATCTGTCAATTTAGCCTCTATTTTTACAGATTTTGGCGGAGGAGGTCATAGTAGTGCCGCTTCCTTTTGTTTTCGTTGTGAAAATCCTCAAGATGTGATCGATAATTTATTACATCGCATTAAAAATTTAATTCCTCCTCCCCTCATGGCAAGAGATTTAATGTCATCTCCTGTGCGGACAATTCGCCCTTCCACTACTATAGAAGAAGCTCAACGGATTTTACTACGTTATGGGCATTCAGGTTTATTCGTCGTTAATAGTAAAGCAGAATTGCAAGGGGTTATTTCTCGCCGTGATATTGATTTAGCTTTACATCATGGTTTTTCCCATGCACCTGTTAAGGGTTATATGACAAAAAATGTGCAAGTTATTCATCCTGATACTTCTTTAGGAGAAATTGAGGGGTTGATGGTAAGTAATGATATTGGTAGATTGCCTGTTATTGCCGATAATGAGTTGTTGGGTATTGTTACTCGTACCGATGTTTTAAGGTATCTTCATCAAACTAGGCAAAACATTGATAATTTTACCCAAGAAGAAAATTCTCCTTTGTTATCTTGCCTTTCTCCTTCTTTAGCGAAACATTTACATCCCCCTATTTGGACGTTATTACAACAAGGGGCTAGTTATGCACAAAGTCAAGGATGGCATCTCTATTTAGTAGGTGGTGGGGTTAGAGATTTATTGTTAACAGAAGAATATCAAACTTTTTCTTTACAAGATATTGATTTAGTCGTCGATGGTTTTCACCGCACAGCAATTACAGGGGCAGGAGTAAAATTAGCGGAAGCGTTACAAAGTTTTTATCCTCAAGCCCGACTGAGTATTCATGGAGAGTTTCAGACGGCGGCGTTGTTATGGCATAAAGACGAAATTTTAGATTCATTATGGGTGGACATTGCCACCGCTCGCACGGAATTCTATCCTTATCCAGCGGCCAATCCTGAAGTTGAATCTTCCTCTATTCGTCAAGATTTATATCGTCGAGACTTTACTATTAATGCTTTAGCTATTCGTCTTACTAATCCTCATGGTGGTGAGTTATTAGATTTTTTTGGTGGTTTAGAGGATTTACGATCGAATCTTATCAGAGTTTTGCATCCTAATAGCTTTATTGAAGATCCTACCAGAATTTTTCGGGCGGTAAGATTTGCGGTGAGATTAAATTTCACCATTGAGGCACAAACGAGAGAATATATTAATTATGCTATTTCCTGTGGAGTTTATGAAAGAGTCAGCCTCGAAAAAACCTCTATTCCTGCTTTAACAACTCGTTTAAAAGCAGAGTTAAATTATATTCTTCAAGCTCAATATTGGAAACCTGCTTTAAAATTATTAGCTGAAATTAATGCTTTAAAATGTCTCCATAATAATTGTAAATTGACTCCTCAATTGTGGTGGCAAATTCGTTGTCTCGATCGATGGTTAAAATATTATAATTTAGATGAAAAAAATCAGAAAGTATCTTCTTGGCTATTAAGACTAGAAATTATTTTGGCATCCTTTGAAGAAGGAGTAAAAGTCGCAGAAAATTTGCAATTACCGAAAGATAGTATTGAAAGATTAAAATATCTATCAATTAATAATGAAAAAATTAAAACCGAATTATTTTCTTATCAAAATATCAGTCAAAAAGTAAAATTTTTATCAAGTTATCAATCTATTTCTTTGCTATTAATTGCTGTTAAAAATAATAAAAACATCAGAAGCACTATCTGGAAATATCTAATGAAATGGAGTAAAGTTAAACCTATTTTAAATGGCGATGACTTAAGAAAATTTGGTTATAAACCAAGTAAACAATATAAACAAATATTAACTGAAATACAGGGATTATATTTAGACGGAAAAATCAATAATTTTCAGGAAGCGAAAAACTTGATTTTTAAAAAATATCCTTGTTATTAAAGAAGTTTAATTTTACTTAAATTTTTGATAAAGGTAAAGGAGTATCAGGAACAGAAATTAGGTCAATTAATCCCAATTGGATATAGGGTAACATTAATCTTGTCATTGACATTATATCTTGATTTAATTGTAGGCTTAAATCTCGTAAAGTATTTTTGCCGTTAAACAATTTCATCATGATTTGATAAGTTTTTGGTGAGGTTTTTTGTTTTAGTTGATCTGATTGACGAACTAGGGGACAATCATTAGGAAAACGATCGGCTAATTTTGCACCTTGCCATTTTTGCCAATCTTCCCATGCTTCTACAATAACCTGATCTGCATCAATAAAAACTAATTGACTCGGTAAAGATTGAGAAGTATTTAACTGAAAAACAATTTCCATCGCTTGAGTAACATCGAATAAAATTTCGACAATGGCATTGCGTATAATTTGGCTTAATTGTTGTCTAGTAACTAACTGTTGTTCTAACCAATAATTTAATAACTCATATTCCCAACATTTCTGTAAACTATCTTTATTTAAAGCCTTTTTGTCAATGGAAGGTAAATAAGTAATTAAAGCCGGTGCAAATCTCGTCACATTTCTAATCCATCTTCTTACGGGATGTTTACCGCCAGTTGCATAAATAATTCTTCCTAGGTAAAGATAAAAAGTCCATTCTTCACCTTTGGATGATCCCAATATTAATTCGCCAGTAAACTGAGGTTGTTTGAGAGTTTGAAATAGATTAGACTGTCTTGAACCGATAAATTCTCGAATAGGAACTTTAGGAGATTTGCTGGATTCTGTCATTACTACAATTTACATTCAGTGATTAAGGTTACTAAAATTGATCTTATGATGAACAGTGATGATGAAATAAAATTTACACTAACATTCTTTAGTTTATCTTTATTTGAGCAAGTTCAATAAATATTTTAGGGAATAAAGAAAGATGATGAAAACCAATACAATTCTACAAAATTTGATGAAGGAAGTGGAAATCAACGATTACCTTGAACTAAGTCGTAAAAGTCAGGTTTCAGAATTACAATTTTATCGTTTAGAAAATAATTTACTAGATCATATCCCTTTGGGAGTGTTAAAGAAAATAGCTCAAGTTTTCAATATATCTGTCACCATGTTGATTGAAAAGTTAGAGAATATAGATGATCGAGATTCAGGGACAAAAAATGAGGAATTAACAACCAGTATAATAAATGAATATCAACGGGAAACTATTTCTATTTTAGAGTCTTTGCTATTGCAATTACCAACCTTTAGTTATGCGGTAAAAAATAATCCTGATTTGCCGGCTATTCGTTTGTTACCTTTACTTGAACCACTCAATAAGTTATTATCCTCTTGGGAGATAGACTCGATCGGAAAAGTTGGTGATATAGTTACTTATAATCCTCAAGAACATGAATTAATGGATTATGGTGATGATGATAACCCTACCCAAGTGGAAATACGTTATGTTGGTTATCGTCAAAAAGATAAGTTGTTATACCGTGCTAAAGTAAGCCCTGTAACAATAAACAATGAATAAATTATTAACTTATTTATGGTTTTAAAAGAAATTAATGATACGGAAAGTCTTGTCAAAGGTTTTCAGGCTTTATCGGATAGTAAAAGGATGCAGGTATTAGATTTGTTGCGCACCAGAGAATTATGCGTTTGTGAAATTACGGAAATTTTAGAAATATCTCAATCAAAGTTATCTTTTCATCTCAAAACTTTACGAGAAGCAAATTTAGTTAATACTCGTCAGGAAGGGAAATGGACATACTACAGTATAAATCTAGTCAAAATGGTGGTTTTAGAACAATATTTATCTGAATTTAGACGATCGATCGTGACACTTCCTACTCGCATTTGTCAAGATTAATTGAGAATTTTAAAAGAAACAACTTGATTGTAGAATTAAAAAAATTCAATTACATAACAGTTCTTTTTTGACGGTTTCATTCGCCCGAAATCCCACTAAAACCCCTTGATTATTTTTGACAAATAAAGGTCTTTTTAAAAGCATAGCATCCTGAGCAAAAGCATCGATCCATTGTTCTTGCGTCCATGTATTTTTTTCTTCTCCTAAAGCACGATAAGATAAGCCAGAAGTATTGCGCATCGATTTTATTCCCAAAGATTTTACCCAATTTTCGATCGAATTTTTTGAAGGAGGATGTTCTTTTGTATTGATAAATTGATAATTTACGTTGTTTTCTTCTAACCATGTGAGAGCTTTTTTACAAGTACTACAATTAGGAATTCCATATACTAATAAAGTCATAATTTTGAGTCAGATATTAAATATTTTCAATAAAAGGTGTTAGGTATTAGGTAGTAGATATTAAGTTAAATTAAAACTGCGGGTTTTATAACAATGGAATTTTTAAAATGATTAAGACTATATTTAGGTGATAGCTAATTTATCATAACTACTCTACAAAAGTCATTCTTTATTAAGTTATTTAAGGTTTTTAGATTAAATAGAAAACTCATTTTTGTTAAAAATATCAAGGATTGTTTGTTTTTGTTCATCATCATATCCCCATCGATTTAAAAAGTCTTGATAAACTCCTTTTTTATCTTTTATAGTATTAGTTAAAGAAATTATTTTTTCGTTACTTTGTGGTAAAGATAATTTATTTATTAACATTAAACTTCTTTGAGTAACTCCATAAGATTTTTCCGCCATTTCTAAATTATTATTTCTAGTATGGGTTATTTTCATTGCCGTGGACATTGCCACATTTTTGACTAATAATTCGCTGACAATTTCTGGAGAAGTTTTTAAACCTTCAATAATACCTGATGATACTCCATCGACAATAGAATTTTCATGAGTTAAATAAGTAACAAAAAACCCCCTTGCTCCATTTTCTGTTAAAACTAAAGAAGATACGATCGAGCTTTTTTCTGACTCAGATAATTGAGGTATTTGTTCAATAAAATTTGTGGTTAAATTGATGGCTTCTTCAAAAGTAATATTTTCATGAGCAATTAAATTCATTTTTTTTTTTAATTTTTTCCACATAAAAGTATTATATAACTATCTGATAGAGCTATTTTTGTAGTCAAGATTTACTGCAAAAAACTTTAACTCCCCAAACAAACATTTTTATATGTTATAACAAATCTATAGATATTCTGGTTCAATAAAATGACTTCTTTATCATCTTCACAACAAAATTTTCATATAAGTAATAGAATTACTTTTGGAATGACAACTACAGATATTAATAAACTCGATCGTGTAGGAATTAGTACTTTTATTACAGAACAATTAAACTCCAAAAATATTGATATTTCTGCTAATTTAACTGATAAAATTAATGAGTATCAAGGTTTAAAAATGAATGTCTCAGACATCTTTAAAAACTATTATGTAAAGTATCTTCTCTCTGATGAGGGAAAAGAAAGTTTATCTGATAAACAAAAAAAATACATAAAGCAAGAAAGACGTAAATTTTTTAATGAAACCTTAGATCTAAAGATTTATAAGTCTGTAAATAATCCTCGTCAATTAGAAGAATTAATGACAGATTTTTGGTTTAATCACTTTAACGTTTTTGCCAATAAATTACCGAATTATCAAAGATTTTTAATTCATAATTATGAGACACAAGCAATACAAGCTCATGCTTTAGGGAAATTTCGAGATTTATTACAAGCAACGGCACAACACCCATCAATGTTATATTACTTGGATAACTGGCAAAATGTGAGTCCCAGAGATAAAAAATCCTCTAAAGGTTTAAATGAAAATTATGCGAGGGAATTGATGGAACTCCATACGTTGGGAGTAAATGGAGGCTATACTCAGGAAGATGTTATTAGTTTGGCTCGTATTTTGACAGGATGGGGAATAATGAATCAAAAAACCCCTCAAAATGAAAATGGATTTTATTTTTTTGAAAGTTTACATGATTACGGAGATAAAAATTTTTTAGGTCATACAATCAAAGGTTCTGGTATAGAAGAAGTTTATCAAGCCTTAGATATTTTAGCTTATCATCCTTCAACAGCTAATTATATTAGTTATAAATTAACTCAATTTTTTGTAGCAGATAATCCTCCTAATAGTCTTGTGAAAAAACTTGCTAAAACTTTTCTGGATACTCAGGGAGATATTAAGATTGTGTTAGGAAAATTATTTGATAGTGAAGAATTTTGGGATAGTAAATATTATGGAAATAAATTTAAAACTCCTTATCAATATGTGATTTCTCTTTTAAGAATAAGAAATATAGAAAATCCTCCTTTGACTTCAACAATGGCAACTTTAAGAGATTTAGCCATGTCTCCTTATAATTGTGTAACCCCTGATGGTTATAAAAATATTCAATCAGCATGGTTAAGTCCAGATGCTATGATAAAAAGAGTTAATTTTGCGACTAATATATCTAGTGGTAAAAATGAAAAAATAAATAATAATTCTCAAGTTAATCCTCGTACATTTTTTAAAAACTTTACTGATTTTTTCTCTAGTAAAACGATCGAGCTTATTAAAAATACAGATCAAAAATGGCAGTCAGCTTTAATATTAGGTAGTCCTGAAATGATGTACAAATAACTTTAATAAAAAATTATGAAAAGAAGAACTATTTTACAACAAATGGCATTATTCACTGGTAGCTTAATCATCCCTATCGGTGTTAATAGTTGGGTAGGTAAAACACTAGGAAAAACTGTCTCACAAAAAAAATTAATTGTGGTTTTTCTAAGGGGGGGAGTTGATGGTTTAAATGTAATTGTACCCCATGAAGAAGATGAATATTATGACAATCGCCCGACGATCGCACTTCCAGCCCCTAATGAAAAAAATGGAGTATTAGACTTAGATGGTTATTTTGGTTTAAATCCCGTTTTAAAAGATTTAATGCCATTGTGGGAAAAAAAACAACTGACTTTTGTTCATGGTTGCGGTTTGACAACAAATACTCGATCGCATTTTCAAGCACAATACTATATGGAAAATGGTATTCCCGGCAGTGAAAAAGTCACTCAAGGTTGGATGAATCGTTTATTAGCCATTTTAGGGGAGAAAAATCCCACTCAAGCGGTTAATGTGGGCTCGACAACTCCTCAAATCTTAACTGGTTCTATGCCTGTGGCTAATTTACCTAGAATAAAAGAGAATATCAAAAAACAACCCCTTGATCGTTCAGAAATAAATCAAATTTTTACTCAACTTTACAATGGCAATGATCCCTTAAGTTTGGCTTATCAACAAGGCAAACAAACAAGAGAAATATTTATGAGGGATTTAGAAAAAGACATGATGGAATCATCAAAAAATGCACCTTCTAGTTCTAATTTTGTTCAAGAAGTCAAGCAAATAGCTACTTTAATGAAAGGAGAAGCTAACACTCAGCTAGGCTTTATCGATTTGGGTGAATGGGATACCCATGTAAATCAATCCGCCGCTTTAAATCAACGATTAGCACCTTTAGGAAAAGGATTAGCCACTTTAGTTAAAGAGTTAGGAGATACTTATAATGATACTACTATCGTTGTAATGTCAGAATTTGGACG from Geminocystis sp. NIES-3709 encodes the following:
- a CDS encoding DUF1501 domain-containing protein, translating into MKRRTILQQMALFTGSLIIPIGVNSWVGKTLGKTVSQKKLIVVFLRGGVDGLNVIVPHEEDEYYDNRPTIALPAPNEKNGVLDLDGYFGLNPVLKDLMPLWEKKQLTFVHGCGLTTNTRSHFQAQYYMENGIPGSEKVTQGWMNRLLAILGEKNPTQAVNVGSTTPQILTGSMPVANLPRIKENIKKQPLDRSEINQIFTQLYNGNDPLSLAYQQGKQTREIFMRDLEKDMMESSKNAPSSSNFVQEVKQIATLMKGEANTQLGFIDLGEWDTHVNQSAALNQRLAPLGKGLATLVKELGDTYNDTTIVVMSEFGRTVKENGNKGTDHGRGNVMWIIGKNIKGGQFYGEWQTLKPDQLFEGRDVNVSTDFREPIAHILSKNFNLSEQLISQVLPNFNQKNNLNFLS